One window of Amyelois transitella isolate CPQ chromosome 7, ilAmyTran1.1, whole genome shotgun sequence genomic DNA carries:
- the LOC106130221 gene encoding MAP kinase-interacting serine/threonine-protein kinase 1 produces MVKKVSEESVDSGVGRCSSQSGSERETEVGRSEPSAPVAIPDSEDMQRRKEEARRQRRRKKRSGSSVVTSCFQDLYKLTGEVLGEGAYASVQTCVNIYTGQEFAVKVIDKVPGHARARVFREVETFHYCQGHPNIIQLIEFFEDTDKFYLVFEKINGGQLLSRIQEHHYFSEPQAAEIVREIANALHFLHGKGVAHRDLKPENILCVHRDRLCPVKICDFDLGSGISFTSSLASPLATPQLMTPVGSAEFMAPEVVSLFAGSAATHYDKRCDLWSLGVIAYILLCGYPPFRADCGSDCGWERGENCRACQDLLFRSIQEGRYSFPEQEWSHISAEAKDLIRQLLVREASHRLSAERVLQHAWLRRADPLARFPPLQTPINIKRNMSARNLSNFAESAMAVNRVIQQHFSMNYSYMERPPAIRPSKSCYPSPEVTVSGPESPDCECGPCPAPARGRCAADYCAPLGLSPPTESELLRRRLQDKPPLPVH; encoded by the exons ATGGTGAAGAAGGTCTCAGAAGAGAGTGTAGATAGCG GCGTCGGCCGCTGCAGCAGCCAGTCTGGCAGCGAGCGGGAGACGGAGGTCGGCCGCTCGGAGCCGTCCGCGCCGGTCGCGATCCCCGACAGCGAGGACATGCAGCGGCGCAAGGAGGAGGCGCGCAGGCAGCGCCGCAGGAAGAAGCGCTCTGGCAGCTCCGTTGTCACGTCATGCTTCCAAG ATTTGTACAAGCTGACGGGCGAGGTGCTCGGCGAGGGTGCCTACGCTTCAGTGCAGACGTGCGTGAACATCTACACGGGCCAGGAGTTCGCAGTCAAGGTGATCGACAAAGTGCCAGGGCACGCCCGCGCCCGCGTCTTCAGGGAGGTGGAAACCTTCCACTACTGCCAGGGACACCCGAACATAATCCAGCTCATTGAATTCTTTGAGGACACAGACAAGTTTTACCTTGTCTTCGAGAAG ATCAACGGCGGTCAACTCCTCTCCCGTATACAGGAGCACCACTACTTCTCAGAGCCGCAAGCGGCTGAAATCGTGCGAGAGATCGCGAACGCTTTACATTTCTTACACGGCAAGGGCGTCGCACACCGCGATCTCAAGCCGGAGAACATTCTATGCGTGCATCGCGACAGGCTCTGCCCGGTCAAGATCTGCGACTTCGATCTTGGTAGCGGCATCAGCTTCACTTCGAGCCTCGCTAGCCCGTTGGCCACTCCGCAGCTGATGACCCCG GTGGGCAGCGCGGAATTCATGGCCCCGGAGGTGGTGTCCCTCTTCGCCGGGTCCGCCGCCACTCACTACGACAAGCGGTGTGACCTGTGGTCTTTGGGGGTCATCGCTTATATATTGCTGTGCGGGTACCCCCCCTTCCGGGCCGACTGCGGCTCGGACTGCGGCTGGGAACGCGGGGAGAACTGTCGCGCCTGTCAGGATCTGCTCTTCAGGTCCATTCAG GAGGGGCGCTACTCGTTCCCCGAGCAGGAATGGTCGCACATCTCGGCCGAGGCCAAGGACCTGATCCGGCAGCTGCTGGTGCGCGAGGCGTCGCACCGGCTCAGCGCCGAGCGCGTGCTGCAGCACGCCTGGCTGCGCCGCGCCGACCCGCTCGCCAGGTTCCCGCCGCTGCAGACGCCCATCAACATCAAGCG CAACATGTCAGCGCGCAACCTGTCCAACTTCGCGGAGTCGGCCATGGCGGTGAACCGCGTGATCCAGCAGCACTTCTCCATGAACTACTCCTACATGGAGCGTCCGCCGGCCATCCGGCCGTCCAAGTCCTGCTACCCGAGCCCGGAGGTGACCGTGTCGGGGCCGGAGTCGCCGGACTGCGAGTGCGGGCCGTGCCCGGCGCCGGCGCGCGGCCGGTGCGCGGCGGACTACTGCGCGCCGCTGGGCCTGTCGCCGCCCACCGAGTCGGAGCTGCTCCGGCGCCGGCTGCAGGACAAGCCCCCCCTGCCCGTGCACTAG